A window of the candidate division KSB1 bacterium genome harbors these coding sequences:
- a CDS encoding PorV/PorQ family protein yields the protein MRKKTKLAYRKWLGVVLLLPAVVVAQYERPGSTDAQFLKIGVSARGAGMGDAFIAMVDGAEAAHYNPAALAWIPGNAVAFTHTGWFAGINHDYVAAARTFGRAGTFALSATALYTDEMKVRTPLQPDGTGETFYAGNYRIGLSYARYLTDRVTFGGTLNYIRMALYSDFVGAAVAADIAVLYVTHFRGFRFGMKIANFGSEVKFVHESYPLPTNFTFGLAINAIDGQAQRLAVSFSAMKPNDGRPLGEVGAEWCYQNLLFLRSGYRLNHDVARYSFGGGLQVDVGGLCFRLDYAYSDFGLLGAAQRIGVNAQF from the coding sequence ATGAGAAAGAAGACGAAGCTTGCGTATCGAAAATGGTTGGGGGTGGTGCTGCTCCTGCCGGCCGTGGTCGTCGCCCAGTACGAGCGCCCTGGCAGTACTGATGCGCAGTTTCTCAAGATAGGCGTCAGCGCCCGAGGCGCAGGCATGGGCGACGCGTTCATTGCCATGGTCGACGGCGCCGAGGCGGCTCACTACAACCCAGCTGCCTTAGCCTGGATTCCGGGCAATGCTGTGGCTTTCACCCATACGGGCTGGTTTGCGGGCATCAACCACGATTATGTGGCGGCAGCCCGCACCTTTGGCCGCGCCGGCACGTTTGCGCTCTCGGCCACCGCGCTTTACACCGACGAGATGAAGGTGCGCACTCCCCTGCAGCCAGACGGCACCGGCGAGACCTTCTACGCCGGGAACTATCGCATAGGACTCAGCTACGCTCGCTATTTGACCGACCGTGTCACTTTTGGCGGCACACTCAACTACATCCGCATGGCGCTGTACTCTGATTTCGTCGGCGCGGCTGTGGCGGCGGACATCGCCGTCCTCTACGTGACCCACTTTCGCGGTTTTCGCTTCGGCATGAAGATCGCCAATTTCGGCTCGGAAGTCAAGTTCGTGCACGAATCGTACCCGTTGCCCACGAACTTTACTTTTGGTCTGGCCATCAACGCCATCGACGGCCAGGCACAGAGGCTGGCGGTAAGCTTCTCCGCCATGAAGCCCAACGACGGCCGCCCTTTGGGGGAGGTTGGCGCAGAGTGGTGCTACCAGAATCTCCTCTTCCTCCGCAGTGGCTATCGTCTCAATCATGATGTGGCGCGCTACTCCTTCGGCGGCGGACTGCAAGTGGATGTGGGTGGGCTGTGCTTCCGATTGGATTACGCTTACAGCGACTTTGGCCTGTTGGGTGCTGCGCAACGGATAGGCGTCAATGCGCAATTCTGA